Within the Arthrobacter sp. V1I7 genome, the region TCCATCGAGGACCTCGCCAAGGTCTGCAGCGAGATCGTGGTGGGCGCCCCGGCAACCTTCGCGGAGCGTGCCTACGGCCTGCCTGGCCTGCAGAAGAACTACAACTGCGTGCCCAAAAAGCTCGAACCGTTTAGCGACGGTGGCGGTGCCGTCACGCTCAAGGCCCTGCTTTCGGATCAGGTCCAGGTGGCCGACATCTACACGACCACGCCCTCGATCGCGGACAACGACCTGGTGGTGCTGGAGGACCCGAAGAACAACTTCATCGCCCAGCAGGTCCTGCCGCTCTACAACAAGTCCAAGATGACGGACAAGGCCGAAGAGGCACTGATCGCGGTATCCAAGGCCCTCACCACCGAGGACCTGATCAACCTCAACCGCGCCGTCAGCGGCAGCCAGAAGCAGAACCCCAAGGACGCCGCGGCCGGATGGCTCAAGGACAAGGGCCTGGTCAAGTAAGGCGCCCGGCCTTCGCTTTCTGGCGTACGACGGCGGCCGCCGCACCCACCCTGTTGCTCAAGGGTGCGGCGGCGGCCGTCGTTCCTGTGCCGGTGACGGCCTCACCCGCCTGTGAGGCAAGTCTCACGGGAAGTACATCCCCCATATGGCATATTTGATGAATGGCAGAATTCAAGCAGTCCACCAAGCTTCATAATGTCCTTTACGACATCCGTGGACCGATCCTTCAGGCCGCCCAGCAGATGGAGGCGGAGGGTCACCGGATCCTCAAACTGAACATCGGAAACCCCGCCCCGTTCGGGTTTGAAGCGCCGGACGCCATCCTGGTGGACATGATCCGCCACCTGCCGCACGCGCAGGGCTACAGCGATTCCCGCGGCATCTTCTCCGCCCGCACCGCCGTCTCGCAGTACTACCAGACGCGCGGGATCCAGAACATCCATGTCGATGACATCTACCTGGGCAACGGCGTCAGCGAACTCATCACCATGTCGCTGATGGCCCTGCTGAACGACGGCGACGAGGTCCTCATCCCGACCCCGGACTACCCGCTGTGGACCGCGTCCGTGGCCCTCGCCAGTGGCCGTCCCGTGCACTACCTGTGCGACGAGGAATCCGGCTGGCAGCCTGACCTGGAGGATATGGAAGCCAAGATCACGCCCCGGACCAAGGGCATCGTGGTGATCAATCCCAACAACCCCACCGGTGCCGTGTATCCGGAGGAGACGCTCAAGAAGATCGTTGCCCTCGCCGAGAAGCACGGCCTGGTCCTCTTCGCCGACGAAATCTACGAGAAGATCCTCTACGAGGACGCCGTCCACGTTAACATGGCCAGCCTCACCGGCGACGACGTCCTGTGCTTGACGTTCAGCGGCCTGTCCAAGGCCTACCGGGTCTGCGGCTACCGGGCTGGCTGGATGGCCATTTCCGGCCCTAAGCATGACGCCGCCGATTATCTGGAAGGCATCAGCCTGCTGGCCAACATGCGCCTGTGCGCCAACGTGCCGGCACAGCACGCCATCCAGACCGCCCTCGGCGGATACCAGAGCATCAATGACCTCATTCTGCCCGGGGGACGGCTCCTGGAGCAGCGGAACAAGGCGTACGACCTGCTCAACGCCATCCCCGGGGTCAGCACCCAGCAAGCCCGGGGCGCGCTGTACCTCTTCCCGCGGCTGGACCCGGAGGTCTACCATATCCGGGACGACGAGAAATTCGTGCTGGACCTGCTCCGCGAGCAGAGGATCCTGGTTTCCCACGGCCGCGCGTTCAACTGGGTCCGCCCGGACCACTTCCGCATGGTCACGCTACCGCTCGTCAAGGACATCGAAGAGGCGATTGGCCGCATGGCGGACTTCCTGAGCAGGTACAAGGGGAACTAGCCTAAGGGCAGCAGCGCAGCCGGGCGACCTTCCCGCGTACAGGCTGCCCGGACGGAAGAGGCTTCCATGACAGACGGTGTGACTTTCGAGAAGCGTCCCTCGGAAACGCTGATTGCCGGAAAAGGGTTCAGGCTCCAGGACTCCGATCCGGATTCCACCCCGGGCTATCCGGGTGCCAAGTCCGACGGCGAGGCGCTCCTGGCGCACCTGGACGGCAGGCTGACCATGCTCCAGGAGCAGCTGTTCGCCGAGTCCCGGTTCGGCGGGACCAAGCGGATCCTGTTGATCCTGCAGGCGATGGACACCGCGGGCAAGGGAGGCATCGTCAACCACGTCATGGGGACGATGAACCCACAGGGAGTCCAGCTGAAATCCTTCAAGGCGCCCACGCCGAAGGAGAAGTCCTACGACTTCCTCTGGCGGATCGAGAAGGCGGTTCCGGCCGCAGGGATGGTCGGTGTCTTCGACCGGTCGCACTACGAGGACGTCCTGATCCACCGGGTGCACCGCTGGGCCAGTCCGGAAGAACTCGAACGCCGTTACACCGCCATCAACGAATTCGAAACCAGGCAGACGAACGCCGGGACCAAGATCGTCAAGGTCATGCTCCACATCAGCCGCGACGAACAGAAGGAACGGCTGCTGGCCCGGCTCGACGACGAGACCAAACTTTGGAAATACAGCGGCAACGACGTGAAAGAACGGCCCTTCTGGAGCGACTACATGGACGCCTATCAGAAGGCCATTGAAAAGACGCACACCGACGTCGCGCCCTGGCATGTCGTGCCGGCGAACAAGAAGTGGTACGCCCGGATCGCCGTCCAGCAGCTGCTGCTGGACGCGCTGGAGGGGTTGCATCTCAAGTGGCCGGTGCCCGAGCTGGAAGTTGCCATGGAGCGGGATCTGCTCGAACGGTCCTGAGCCGGGACCGCCTGCAATGGGGGACAGCCCTACTTCTGGCCGGCCTGGTCCTTCTGGCCGGCCTGCTCCCTGGCGGTGGCCAGGCGCTTGCGGGCACCCTCAAGCCACTCCTCGCAGCGCTTGGCCAGCGCCTCGCCCCGCTCCCACAGCGCGAGTGATTCCTCCAGGCTCGCGCCTCCGGCCTCCAGCCGGCTCACCACACCGACCAGTTGTTCGCGGGCGTCCTCGTAGCTAAGGCTGTCGATGTCCGCATTCGGACTGCTCGTGCCGGTGGTCTCTGCTGCCATGTGATGCTCCTTGCTCGGTCCGTGGGAATGCTGTGTCAGTTGTTTGCCGCGGAGCCGGATGGCCCGTCGGGTTGCAGGGGTCAGTCGTCGGCGGGCACGTGGCCGCCGGTGGACTGTGCGGTGAATCTGCCGCCGGCCACCCGGACAGTCAGCTCGGCGCCGGCGGGAGCCTGCGAGGGGTGCCGGACCACTTCCCGCCGGGCGCCGGGCGCCGCCTGGCCGCTGGCGAGCTGCACCACGGCATAGCCGCGGTCCAGGGTCTTCTGCGGGGACAGGGCCAGCACCTGGGCTTTGAGGTGGACCAGCTGGTCGGCGGCCCTCGTCACCGCCGTCGTGATTGCCGAGTGCGAGCGGCTCTTGAGCCGTTCGACGTCGTCGTGCCGGGTCATGACCATGACCTCGGGCGAGGCCAGCACCGGGCGTGAGCGCAACGACGACAGCCGGTCTGTTTCCCGCTCCACCAGCCGGGTGGCGCCACGGCGGAGCTGCTCCCGCGCCTGCCGGACCCGGGCGAGTTCTTCCACCACGTCCGGCACGATCCGTTTGGCGGCGTCGGTGGGGGTCGAGGCGCGGAGGTCGGCCACGTCATCGAGGATCGGGCGGTCCGCCTCGTGTCCGATCGCGCTCACCACCGGCGTCACGGCACCCGCCACGGCACGGATGAGTTCCTCGCTGCTGAACGGGAGCAGATCCTCCAGGGAGCCTCCACCGCGGGCGATGACGATCACGTCAACATCCGCGCGCGCGTCCAGTTCACGCAGCGCGCCGATGACCTGGGCGACGGCGGTGTTGCCCTGCACCGCCACTTCGCGGATCTCGAATTCGACCGCAGGCCAGCGCAGGGCCGCGTTGCGGAGCACGTCTTTCTTGGCGTCCGAATCCCGGCCGGTGATCAGCCCGATCCGGTGGGGGAGCAGGGGCAGGCGCATCTTGCGGGCGTCGGAGAACAGGCCCTCCGCCGCCAGGGCGTGCCGCAGCCGCTCGATCCGGGCCAGCAGGTCACCGAGCCCCACCGGCCTGATGTCCTTCACCGACATGTTCAGGCGGCCCGTCTTCAGCCAGAACTCGGCCTTGATCAGGGCCACCACCCGGGAGCCGCGTTCCAGCGTCGACACCTGGCGGTCCAGCACGTTGGTCCAGACGGATGCCGGGAGGGAGATCTCCGCGTTGATGTCGCGCAGCGTCAGGTACGCGTTGGTGCCGCGCCGGTTCAGCTCGATGACCTGGCCCTCGACCCAGGCGGACGGAGCCCGGTCAATGTGCATCTTCAGTTTCTGGGACAACAGCTGCAACGGCCAGGGGTTATCCGGGCTGGTTTCCGCAGCCGTGGCCGGGACCGTCGAGGCCGCGGTGACGTCTTCAGACATGCGTGTACCCCGAGGCGGGGCGGGCGGTGTTCATGTGCGTGCTGGTCCTTGCGTGCTGGTGTGTGCAGGGCTGGTCTGTGCAGGGCTGGTCTGTGTAGGGCGGAGCGTGGTCGGGTTCAACTCTATCCATAGCTCTACCACGGGGGCGCGACGATATTGCCGGCTTTGTTCCTCGCCATTGCCGGCTTTGTTCCTCGCCGCCGCGGCCCCCGTAGGATGGCACTACCCCCACGACTTCCTAGGACACTCTCTTGCGTACTTTCGTCTCGGCCGTAGCAGTACTCATCGGGCTTGCGATGGCTGCCGTCGCCGTCCCTGCCATGTGGGTGGACCGGAACATTGTCCAGGAAGACGGCTTCGTCACGTTGACCGCACCGCTTGGCAAGGACCCTGCCTTCCAGCAGCGGCTGGCCGCCGCCGCCGTGAACAGCTTCAGCCCGGACCAGGTCCCCGAGTCCGTCGTCGAATTGATCCGTCCGGTCCTCGAGGACGCGGCCCAGTCACTGACCGGACTGCCAGGCTACTCCGAAGCCTGGACGGAAACCCTCCGCAAGAGCCATCGGCTCAGTTTCGCCGATCCGAACTCCTTGCCCGCAGAGATGCAAGGGGTCAGCTCCCTTACCCTGGACGTTGCACCGC harbors:
- a CDS encoding pyridoxal phosphate-dependent aminotransferase, yielding MAEFKQSTKLHNVLYDIRGPILQAAQQMEAEGHRILKLNIGNPAPFGFEAPDAILVDMIRHLPHAQGYSDSRGIFSARTAVSQYYQTRGIQNIHVDDIYLGNGVSELITMSLMALLNDGDEVLIPTPDYPLWTASVALASGRPVHYLCDEESGWQPDLEDMEAKITPRTKGIVVINPNNPTGAVYPEETLKKIVALAEKHGLVLFADEIYEKILYEDAVHVNMASLTGDDVLCLTFSGLSKAYRVCGYRAGWMAISGPKHDAADYLEGISLLANMRLCANVPAQHAIQTALGGYQSINDLILPGGRLLEQRNKAYDLLNAIPGVSTQQARGALYLFPRLDPEVYHIRDDEKFVLDLLREQRILVSHGRAFNWVRPDHFRMVTLPLVKDIEEAIGRMADFLSRYKGN
- a CDS encoding PPK2 family polyphosphate kinase is translated as MTDGVTFEKRPSETLIAGKGFRLQDSDPDSTPGYPGAKSDGEALLAHLDGRLTMLQEQLFAESRFGGTKRILLILQAMDTAGKGGIVNHVMGTMNPQGVQLKSFKAPTPKEKSYDFLWRIEKAVPAAGMVGVFDRSHYEDVLIHRVHRWASPEELERRYTAINEFETRQTNAGTKIVKVMLHISRDEQKERLLARLDDETKLWKYSGNDVKERPFWSDYMDAYQKAIEKTHTDVAPWHVVPANKKWYARIAVQQLLLDALEGLHLKWPVPELEVAMERDLLERS
- a CDS encoding exodeoxyribonuclease VII small subunit, which translates into the protein MAAETTGTSSPNADIDSLSYEDAREQLVGVVSRLEAGGASLEESLALWERGEALAKRCEEWLEGARKRLATAREQAGQKDQAGQK
- the xseA gene encoding exodeoxyribonuclease VII large subunit; the encoded protein is MSEDVTAASTVPATAAETSPDNPWPLQLLSQKLKMHIDRAPSAWVEGQVIELNRRGTNAYLTLRDINAEISLPASVWTNVLDRQVSTLERGSRVVALIKAEFWLKTGRLNMSVKDIRPVGLGDLLARIERLRHALAAEGLFSDARKMRLPLLPHRIGLITGRDSDAKKDVLRNAALRWPAVEFEIREVAVQGNTAVAQVIGALRELDARADVDVIVIARGGGSLEDLLPFSSEELIRAVAGAVTPVVSAIGHEADRPILDDVADLRASTPTDAAKRIVPDVVEELARVRQAREQLRRGATRLVERETDRLSSLRSRPVLASPEVMVMTRHDDVERLKSRSHSAITTAVTRAADQLVHLKAQVLALSPQKTLDRGYAVVQLASGQAAPGARREVVRHPSQAPAGAELTVRVAGGRFTAQSTGGHVPADD